In Acidobacteriota bacterium, one genomic interval encodes:
- the tuf gene encoding elongation factor Tu (EF-Tu; promotes GTP-dependent binding of aminoacyl-tRNA to the A-site of ribosomes during protein biosynthesis; when the tRNA anticodon matches the mRNA codon, GTP hydrolysis results; the inactive EF-Tu-GDP leaves the ribosome and release of GDP is promoted by elongation factor Ts; many prokaryotes have two copies of the gene encoding EF-Tu), translating to MAKEKFDRSKPHINVGTIGHVDHGKTTLTAAITTVLAKSNTKIQVKS from the coding sequence ATGGCAAAAGAGAAATTTGATCGCAGTAAGCCACATATCAATGTGGGAACAATTGGACACGTGGACCACGGAAAAACAACGTTGACGGCGGCGATCACGACCGTGTTGGCCAAGAGCAACACCAAGATCCAGGTGAAATCA